A region of Burkholderia lata DNA encodes the following proteins:
- a CDS encoding AAA family ATPase codes for MINILVASDDTARLTQIARLVADCGRYRATRATGRPSQIEHRTDGLDAFDILLVDGTSLDPSELAAIERICRAHAGLTCILVTADPSPHVLLDAMRAGARDVLQWPLDTQALGNALERAAAQSTRRDTDDTRIVSFMSCKGGAGTSFAASNIAFEIAEGFKRRVLLIDLNQQFADAAFLVSDETPPSTLPQLCAQIERLDSAFLDASVAHVTENFHVLAGAGDPVKAAEMREDALEWILGVAAPRYDFVIFDVGVCINPLSMVALDRSDQIQLVLQPAMPHVRAGRRLLEILVSLGYSTDQMRLIVNRATRASDRTRTALEEVLGLQAACTIPEDADTVLEAINQGHPVSRLARGTAVVRALQGCAKQLVDGEVRAGHSAASSEPLMSRLFGRKATPKLKSM; via the coding sequence ATGATCAACATCCTCGTAGCTTCCGACGACACCGCGCGACTCACGCAGATCGCGCGCCTCGTGGCCGACTGCGGACGCTATCGCGCGACACGCGCGACCGGCCGCCCGTCGCAGATCGAACATCGCACCGACGGGCTCGACGCGTTCGACATCCTGCTGGTCGATGGCACGTCGCTCGACCCGTCCGAGCTGGCGGCGATCGAGCGGATCTGCCGTGCGCACGCCGGGCTGACCTGCATCCTCGTGACGGCGGACCCGTCGCCGCACGTACTGCTCGACGCAATGCGGGCAGGCGCACGCGACGTGCTGCAGTGGCCGCTCGACACGCAGGCGCTCGGCAACGCGCTCGAACGGGCGGCCGCGCAAAGCACGCGGCGCGACACCGACGACACGCGGATCGTGTCGTTCATGTCGTGCAAGGGCGGGGCCGGCACGAGCTTCGCGGCCAGCAACATCGCATTCGAGATCGCGGAAGGTTTCAAGCGCCGCGTGCTGCTGATCGACCTGAACCAGCAGTTCGCCGACGCGGCCTTTCTCGTCAGTGACGAAACCCCGCCGTCGACGCTGCCGCAGCTGTGCGCGCAGATCGAGCGGCTCGACAGCGCGTTCCTCGACGCGAGCGTCGCGCACGTGACGGAGAACTTCCACGTGCTCGCGGGCGCAGGCGACCCGGTCAAGGCCGCCGAGATGCGCGAGGACGCGCTCGAGTGGATCCTGGGCGTCGCCGCGCCGCGCTACGACTTCGTGATCTTCGACGTCGGCGTCTGCATCAATCCGCTGTCGATGGTCGCGCTGGATCGCAGCGACCAGATCCAGCTCGTGCTGCAGCCCGCGATGCCGCACGTGCGCGCCGGCCGCCGGCTGCTGGAGATACTCGTGTCGCTCGGCTACTCGACCGACCAGATGCGGCTGATCGTGAACCGTGCGACGCGTGCGAGCGACCGCACCCGCACCGCGCTCGAGGAAGTGCTCGGCCTGCAGGCGGCCTGCACGATTCCCGAGGATGCCGACACCGTGCTCGAAGCGATCAACCAGGGCCATCCGGTGTCGCGGCTCGCACGCGGTACCGCGGTCGTGCGTGCGTTGCAGGGGTGTGCGAAACAACTCGTCGACGGCGAAGTGCGTGCGGGGCACAGCGCGGCGAGCAGCGAACCGCTGATGTCCAGGCTTTTCGGCCGCAAGGCCACGCCGAAGCTCAAG
- a CDS encoding TadE/TadG family type IV pilus assembly protein: MSARHVPLSRRRTQRGAAIVEFALIASVLIMLLIGIFEFGRVLFYWSTASEAVRLGARTAVVCDVNAAGVVKRVRSLLPLLSNANVSVNYSPASCDVNSCAFVTVSVTNVTVKTMIPFVNVTVTMPPFTTTLPRESLTSATGGANCN; this comes from the coding sequence ATGAGCGCGCGCCACGTCCCCCTGTCGCGCCGGCGCACCCAGCGCGGCGCAGCGATCGTCGAGTTCGCGCTGATCGCGTCGGTGCTGATCATGCTGCTGATCGGCATCTTCGAATTCGGCCGCGTGCTGTTCTACTGGAGCACGGCCAGCGAAGCCGTGCGGCTCGGCGCACGCACGGCGGTGGTGTGCGACGTGAATGCGGCCGGCGTCGTGAAGCGGGTGAGATCGCTGCTGCCGCTGCTGTCGAACGCGAACGTGTCGGTGAACTACTCACCCGCAAGCTGTGACGTGAATTCGTGCGCGTTCGTGACCGTCAGCGTCACGAACGTCACCGTCAAGACGATGATCCCGTTCGTGAACGTCACGGTGACGATGCCGCCGTTCACGACGACACTGCCGCGCGAAAGCCTGACTTCCGCGACCGGCGGCGCCAACTGCAATTGA
- a CDS encoding TadE/TadG family type IV pilus assembly protein yields the protein MKKPPIRRSRARGAVAVEFALVLMPMIMLATGVAEFGRAIYQFETLTKATRDAARYLSVWLPTDSAYPVSQAQCLVVYGSTTCGASGTELVPGLTTSMVTICDAQRTTGCSDGSDPSQFANLPTYDANNNAASGTATGAINVVEVKIKGYKYQPIPAFPGLPSITFNNIVTVMRQVS from the coding sequence ATGAAAAAGCCTCCGATTCGCCGTTCGCGCGCCCGTGGTGCCGTTGCCGTCGAGTTCGCGCTCGTGCTGATGCCGATGATCATGCTCGCGACCGGCGTGGCCGAGTTCGGCCGCGCGATCTACCAGTTCGAGACGCTGACCAAGGCGACGCGCGATGCGGCACGCTACCTGTCGGTGTGGTTGCCGACCGACAGCGCGTACCCGGTGTCGCAGGCGCAGTGTCTCGTCGTCTACGGCAGCACGACGTGCGGCGCTTCCGGCACCGAGCTGGTGCCGGGGCTCACGACGTCGATGGTGACGATCTGCGACGCGCAGCGCACGACCGGCTGCAGCGACGGGTCCGATCCGTCGCAGTTCGCGAACCTGCCGACCTACGACGCGAACAACAACGCGGCGAGCGGCACGGCGACGGGCGCGATCAACGTCGTCGAAGTGAAGATCAAGGGCTACAAGTACCAGCCGATCCCCGCGTTCCCGGGGCTGCCGTCGATCACCTTCAACAACATCGTCACCGTGATGAGGCAAGTGTCATGA